TTCTTCCCATAGAAACCCATTTCTCTATCTTAACTCCTTTTATAACTCACGTTTCCCATCACCCCgctctctcctctcttctctctctctctctaaaagagCTCCGGCGAGAGTTCACCGTAACAACCCCACCGGCAAAAACAAACCTTTTAACTTCATGGAAGAAGAAGCTCATGAATTCTTTCACACAGAGGACCATTTCGCCGTCGATGACCTCTTGGTCGATTTCTCTGACGATGATGACGAGGAGAACGATGTCATTGCTGATTCCTACGGCGCCGACACAACCACCGCCGTAGCCGACAGCTCTAactcctcctccttctccaaCACTGGTCTTCACACTTTCCACGGTGACGTTCAAGACGGCACCAGCTTCTCCGGCGACCTTTGCGTACCGGTACGTTAATTAAAATCAGTTTCATATACGTTTGAATAATTAgggaattaaaaatatatttgtttgtttggtgATTATGTAAGTTtaggaaataaaatatatgaagttgttaaaaaaggaaaaaaaaatatgattcgTAATTGTGATTagatagttatttttttttgctaaataattGTGATTAGATAGTTTCGAAGTAATTTAAAGAAAGTTCCACTGTTTAGtcgatttttaattattttgaaaacatgTTTTGATTATTTCGTTGGAACACAGAGTGATGAGTTAGCTGAGCTGGAGTGGTTGTCGAACTTCGTGGAGGACTCTTTCTCGACCGAACATGTTCAAAAGCTCCAGCTTATATCCGGTTACAGGACCCGACCCGACTCAAAATCCGAACCCGGCCTGAAAAACCTGAAAAGCAGCAGTCCGGTTTTCACCACTGACGTCTCTGTGCCGGCCAAAGCCAGGAGCAAACGCTCACGCGCCGCAGCATGCAACTGGGCCTCACGTGAGCTTCCCAAGGAAGCCTTTTACGACAACCCGTTCACCGGAGAAACCATTATCTCCAGCCTCTACCTGTCTCCGCCGTCCTCGCCGACGCCCACGGCTCAACTCTGGAAAAAGCTAGCCGTAGACGCGTCCCGGCGGAAGAAAGATTCCTCGACGGACGCCGGCGCAGATGAGCGTCGGTGTCTCCACTGCGCTACCGACAAGACGCCGCAGTGGCGGACGGGTCCAATGGGTCCGAAGACTCTGTGCAACGCTTGCGGCGTGAGGTACAAATCGGGACGTCTTGTGCCGGAGTACCGGCCGGTGGCGAGTCCGACGTTCGTGTTGACAAAACATTCCAATTCTCATCGGAAAGTTATGGAGCTCCGGCGACAGAAGGAGATGACCAAGTCCCACCATGACCGTCACGGTAAGGACACTGCCATGATTCTCGACGTTTCATCGGACGGTGATGATTACTTTATCCACCATAACGTTGTCTGATTGATCCCTTTAATTTTTGTTTCCAATAATTAggatatctatactattattgcgaagtaaatttttggaatcgagctctcacgttaaaagttagagtggctAATATCTAtactacccttaatgaattttctatatatactatttcttatataattaatttattgatcTATATGTCACGTTTGATGTATGTCTCCTTTTCATTATATGATTTGGTTTATTTCAACATAATTTGTTTCTATCTTTAATTCGTCATTATTATCCCTATTATCATTGGATTTATCTttctaaataaaacaaactatttAACCTataactaggtaataacccgcgccttgcgcggaatgtgattattagttttgttattttttaataaaaacacattaaatctgtttaatctggatattggttcagttttaaattattttttttggtttattctgttagaatgtttgattttttagttttttcggtagaaaccaaaaattattattatttgtttatttttatgttataaattttagataatctCATGTCGAaacaatggtttcatattatagtttgtaaacggataatagttcaagaaaaataaaagaaaattattaagactaatcatttcactacaatttggtcggtcgtgaaagaagcattaagaaaaaaaaatatttcaacttccaaaaaaaatagatacttcagtagtggtaaatacttataaagttttcacatcaaggtgcacatgtatgtgtatataaaattatataaaaataaatgataaatatataaagatattgttaattaatattaatgacatttttgttctaaataatacatgaaagataaaattaaaattaattaaaaggtaaaaaggcCTTGATattagtgaatttttttatataaaaaatcaacTGTATCCGTAAATAGAGATAGACACAGATCGAATATCCGAGTATTTGAAGACATTCATGTCGATTCAATCTTTAGCCACTTGGATAGTCGGTGATTATGATATccgaaatgatttagaattttaaagaatattcgatttgatccgtaaataaaattaaaaatttattgaaaatttaataataacattttattacaaaaataaaatattatttactttttaaattttaatacctaatataataaatttaatttataaagatattgtaaaacttatataaactataatatatataacatatatatatatatatatataattctgtacatatatgtatatatatgcatataatagATCGAATTTGATAATCGCtcttaaaaatattggtatttgtgatttgcttttctttaattgtattttagtaattgatttgcttcgtaaagttacggatatccatattttttggttcaattcaaaacggataacgaattgaatcaaaacttattaatattttgCCCAACTTTATcggtaaacaataaaaataatatatatatagtttagcttttgattcgttatttgttttgattcgaaccgaaaaatccaaagttttattggaaccatgcatatgagttttatattaaaaaaataaaaagtatatagtgtgaacacatttatgaatatagtgtgaatgcattagcatatttattatcaaatcattgtgaagctgtcacgtgtctattatagtgtgaatgcatttatttcAATgattctcctttaatatataagggatgtgtatatatatgtaagttAATCCACACGTCCGTAAAAGCTTCAAAATCAAACTTCCAATATCTTAATAACATGTCTCATCTACGAAGGAAGCCAGCTACTTTAGTCTTTATTGATGATATTAAACCAGGGAACAATAGTTACAAATTAAAGGTGCAGGTTATGAAATTGTGGAAGCTATGGAGATCAAAAAAAGTTGTCTCCATTGAGATGGTTCTTGTGGACGCAACTGTGAGTAAActacaatattatttttgatgatttctatttttagtttatgtaaGATTATCTAACTTTTTCAATTGTAGGGAACAAGGATACATGCATCCATTGATGAGGatttgatacaaatatatgaagGAAAAGTGTTTGAGGGTGATGCTTTTTTTATAAGCAATTTTACACTTGTGAATTATGCAACAGAGTataggacaaatccttttccgTACAAGTTGACGTTTTATCGAACGACAAACATTACTCCTTGTGATGATTTTCCTTCTTACTTGCCAAACAAGTATCTGAAGAATTTTTCAGAGATTCATTCTGGGATCTTCAAGAATGATGTTTTGATTGGTTAGTAACTTTTTATTAGTATATGTGTATATTTAACAAAGATGCTTAGTTAAATTTCTTTgagtaattaaatttatttgcagaactaatttttttttttaatttatacatctttTCTGGTTAAGATGTTGTTGGTCAGATTGTTCATGTTGGTGCTCTCACTGAAATTTATGCTAAAGGGAAACAAACTAACAAACTCAATGTTATTCTTCGGGATGAAACGTAAGTGCCTTGaattcatattttcatttttattaatgtcttCATTCTATTAATTGATTTGGTCCGTTTGTCTCTTTTGCAGTGCTTCAAATTTGACTTGCACTCTTTGGGGTGATTATGGGAAACAGGTTATAGACTATGTTGAAGAAAATAACAACTCAATTGTTGTTTGTGTTGTGCGTTTTGCATGTGTGACCGAGTACAAAGgtatcttttaatattttcccCCCAATAATTATTCTCCTAAAATACTTACTCAGACCTATACAATTATTTTGCTATactttgaaaattatttttctttttttttcttattaaaggaGTTCACGGTATTTCGAATGTGTTTAATGCAACACAGTTGATATTCGATCCTCCTGGTCCTCATTTTGATGATTTTCGATCAAAGTAAGTTTctacacaaatatatatatatatatatatataaaatataaaagtgttttattaccatgtttaacaaaaaaaaattgttctcaGGTTGCCAAAAGATGACATTATTCTCTCACGAGATGATGGATTATCTGGATCTACTGTTTCTTGGCATGATGAGTTATTTACTAAAAACCCTAGGAAGACATTAAGAGAGATATTAAGAACTTCCGAGGTACttaaatgtttaataatatGCTATGgttctaaaatatgatttttaattgaAGAGGGATATATTGTTTTTGCATGGCTTTAGACTTTGTAGCTgaagtgtgtgtgtgtatatatatatttgtttatagaTTGGAAAGTATGTCACCACTGCAACTGTTAAGTCGGTGGAAACTAATCCAAGATGGTATTATGTCGTGTGTGCTGTTTGCGAAAAGACCGTTCATCCAATTGAAGAAAACCCTGGTGATGAAGAGGGCCCAGTCATGTTTGATTGTCTACAATGTAATCGGAATGTAACTGAAGTTCTAGCCAAGTAAATTTACTCATCttcattttaagtttaattttataattatattcttcactttatatattttatattttattgtattcaTCATTGAATGTTTTCATTTAGGTTTAAGCTGGTGCTATTGGTTACTGATGATTCCACTGAAGAAGCTAAGTTTCTTATTTTCGACAATATAGCTTATCCTAATTTTCTTAATAAGACAGCAGATGAATTAGCTGAGGAAGTGGCTGAGGTATAATGATTGTGTTATtgtcttttttaatatatatatatatatatatatatatatatatatactgataacaaaattcaACATAGAttctgattattttttaaaatctaaggATGATGACTCTGTTTTGCCAAGAACTCTGAACGATCTAATAGGCAAAACATTGCTTTTCAAGATGGGTGTTACGTCCAAAAATTTGAAGAGTAGGAAGTCAACTTTTATAGTTGACATAGTCACAGATGATGAAGTGATCATTGAACAGTTTTTGACTCAGAACTTATCAAAGGTATATTCAAATTCTTATTATAAGTCTGTTTATTGCTTTACTCTAATTATTTAAGAACTTTGATTTACAGGATGCTACTATTTCATATGCTGATGATGCTTCGCAGTGTTCCATTATGAAAAATGGAAATAATAAAAGGCTGGGTGTCATGGACGATGGTGTTGTAAACAAACGAAGGCATTAGATAGGGATGGGGCTTACTAtaattggttttgttttaaCTTATTTCCTTTAAAACGTGTTGGATATACCACGTTATAGGTGGCTCATGCTATTAACAATGGCTCGGGCCCTTATGTTTTTCAACTGTGTGGAGAGAATTACCATTTAATAGGTGGTATATTACCAGCTCCTGATAAAAATCCAGCTTTTCTACAACTCTACATTCACGACCCAGTTAATGAAATTGCCAATAGAGTTGCTGCCTATGGGTAAGAAGTTTTCTTTTTGGAATAAAAGCAAATTTACCAAATAATATGCATTactaacagttttttttttgtttgtttgacaAGGAAAACTGGACCTACATCGCAAATAAGGCTGGATATTGTTGAAGCCATTAAGAAAATGTTGGATACACACAATCCTCATGTTAAAGCATTTAGAACAGCTCGAGACAGATTTTCCAACAGCGGCTATAATAATAATCTGCGGCTGGTACTTGCAAGTGAGAGAACTACTGATGGAAGAACTCATAATCTTCCAACTGAAAAAGATGTTGCGGCTTTGATACCTGGAGATTTTAGCATGGCATTTGAAAAAAGGGATATTGTGATTGAAAGTACTACAGGAAAGCTACAACGGATAAGTGAGTTGCATCCAGCTTACTTGCCATTACAATACCCATTGCTTTTCCCCTATggagaagatggtttcagaCTAGGAATTGATATTGGGTTTGTTGATACGGctggaagaaaaagaaaaacagtaaCAATGCGAGAGTTTTTTGCTTTTCGTATACAAGAAAGATATGGTGAATCACCTATAATCCTGATGTCTGGAAGATTATTCCAACAGTTTTTGGTGGATGCATACACTATGATTGAGTCTAACAGACTCCGTTACATCTTTCTTAATCAGAAGAATCTACGAGCAGAGTATTATGATAAAATTGCGGCATCAGCTGATAGAGGTGAAGACGACCTCTCAGAACAAGGTAAAAGGATTTTTATTCCTTCTTCTTTCACCGGAGGGAAGAGATATATGATGCAGCATTATTTAGATGCTATGGCGACGTGCAAGTACTACGGTTATCCTGACTTCTTCATTACAATAACCTGTAATCCTAAATGGCCAGAGATTACTAGATATTTACAAAAGCATGATTTAAAGACCGAGGATCGTCCAGATATTTGTTGCAGAGTCTTTAAAATGAAGCTTGATAACCTTGTGGAATATCTAACAAAGGATAAAGTTTTGGGTCGAGTTAATTCAGGTACACttctaaaattttgttattatctGTTAAAATAGATAATTTCATGTATAAtccattaattttaattttaatctttGCAGCAATGTATACCATAGAGTTTCAAAAGAGAGGATTACCTCATGCTCATATGGTACTTTTTCTCCATCCAGATTCTAAGTTACCCACAGGTGATGATATAGATAAATTCATATCTGCTGAAATTCCAGATAGAGATTTAGAGCCTCATTTATACGAGATAGTTGGAGATTTAATGATACATGGTCCATGTGGTgaggttaacaaaaaaaacgtaTGCATGCATAATGGGAAGTGTACAAATTTTTTTCCGAAGCCTTATAGCACGATAACAAAAATTGATGATGCTGGATTTCCTATATATAGACGACGTTCTGATGAGAggtttatcaagaaaaaagaTTTTGACTGTGACAACAGATATGTAGTTCCTTATAACGCTACTCTCTTGAAACGTTATCGTGCTCACATTAACATTGAATGGTGCAACCAAACGAGATCAATCAAGTATCTTTTTAAGTACATTACAAAGGGTCCAGATTATGTTAGAGCTTCGGTCCAAGGGGATGATACAGATGATACTATCGACGATGAGATACAGAAGTTCCTTAGTTGCAGGTATGTGCTAATAATATACAAACTGTTTTGTCTCTTTCTGATGCTTTTTCTCTTGAgtccatagttttttttttttttaaagtagaaaACTAAGATGAGACAAAACTTTAGAGAATATACTTGtgtaatttaaaatcaagttaGGAATATTCTATCAAGTCAAACATATGGTTTTATACTTTATTGAAATACACTTTAGCGTTGGGTACATAATTAATAGTGGGAATAGGAATGTTTCTAAAACGACCAGTTCCttactaaaaagaaaaaatatattaacaactccaattaaataaaaaaaactaaattcaaAATAGTGTTGACAGATTGCTTTTATTTGATGATGCAGGTATATTTCAGCGTGTGAAGCAACTTGGAGAATACTAGCTTTTCCAACGCATTTCCGAACAACCACAGTAGTTAAGCTTTCCTTCCATTTACCTAATCAGCAAATGGCAATTTATAATGAAGATGACCCTATTGATGATGTTTTAAATCGTTCGGCGGTATTGCGGTCAAAGTTTCTAGCATGGATGGAGGCGAACTGTAAATATCCGGAAGCAAGAGGTCTAACGTATGCGGAATTCCCCACAAGGTTTGTTTGGGTACAAAAGACGAGAGAGTGGAAGCCACGTGACAAAGGTTTTGCAATAGGAAGGATTACATATGTTCCACCTAAATATGTTAACTCATACTATCTAAGAGTTTTGCTCAACATAGTTAAAGGCCCAAGGAGTTATGAAGAGATACGTACAGTCAAAGGTATTGTTTATAAGACGTATAAGGATGCATGTTATGCATTGGGATTATTGGATGATGATAAAGAGTATATCGAAGCAATTAACGAAGCCAGTTTCTGGGGAACAGGGAACTTTTTAAGAAAGCTATTTGCTATAATGTTATTTTCTAATAGTATGGCTATGCCTGTTAAAGTTTGGAACGCAACATGGAGAATCTTGACAGAagatatattatacaaattaagAAAGGAAAATAATAACCAAAGTAAGTTATGTTCTTCTTTGTTAATTATACTTTAGATTACGTGTGTGGTATTTAACCCTTTTTGTCTTTAGGTGTCTATATTACAGACGAAGACTTAAAAAGCTTGGGATTagcaaaaatagaaaaatatttgcgTAGGAACGGAAGTTCGTTGGCTAATTAATGGGATGCCTCTTGCTGAAGACTTGGTtatggataaaaatattaaccatcTCATTATGGATGAGAAGTGTTACAATCGGGAAGAGTTAAAAGGTGAACATGAAAAGTTACTAGCAACGATAACAGATGAGCAAAAGCTTATTTATGATGAAATACTACATGCAGTAAATCATAAACATGGAGGTATGTTTTTCGTTTACGGTTATGGTGGGACAGGAAAAACATTTTTATGGAGGGTTTTAGGCTCTGCTCTTCGATCAAGAGGGAAAATAGTCTTAAATGTTGCATCAAGTGGTATAGCTGCTCTTTTGTTGCAAGGGGGAAGAACAGCTCACTCTAGGTTTGGGATTCCTATTGCCGTCAATGAGTTTTCAACATGCTCGATAAGTGCGGGTTCACATCAAGCAGATTTGATTAAAGAGGCTGAACTCATTATATGGGACGAAGCTCCAATGATGAGTAAACACTGCTTTGAAACTTTAGATAGAACTATGAGAGATATACTCAAATGTGACAAGGTTTTTGGTGGTAAGGTAATCGTCTTTGGTGGAGATTTTCGGCAGATCTTACCAGTCATAGTTGGAGGCAATAGAGTGGAAACTGTGTTGTCAGCTTTGAACTCATCATATCTGTGGTCAAGTTGCAAAGTTAGGGAACTCACAAAGAATATGCGCCTTCTAGGCGGAGATAATAATGAACTTGCAATGTTTTCAAATTGGATACTGGATATAGGAGATGGGAAGATTAATGAGCCTAATAATGGTGAGATAGAGATTGATATTCCTGAAGATCTATTAGTATCAGAATGCGAAGATCCCATACGGGAGATTGTGAAAGAGGTATATGGAAATTCTTATACAAGAGAGCGTAACCCCAAATTTTATCAAGAAAGGGCTATATTGAGTCCACGGAATGAAGATGTCGACAAGATCAATGAATATATGCTATCTCAAATAAAAGGTAAATCTTTTGTCTGATgtttattttgtgtgttttagaaGAAGTATTTGGTTTCATCTCAAATCATTAATGTAGATTATTTTCTCTTGAATATTTGAATAGGTGAGGAGCGTTCGTATCTCAGTTCAGATAGTATAAATACTTCTGATACAAGTAAAATAGATGATATGGTGTACACTCAAGAATATCTAAACAGCATTAAGATCTCTGGATTACCAAATCATGATCTAAAGTTAAAAATCGGTGCACCTATTATGCTGCTTAGGAATATTGACCCTAAAGGTGGACTATGCAATGGTACAAGGTTACTTGTAACACAATTAGCAAATCACGTCATTCAAGCCAAGTTTATAACCGGTGACAAAGTTGGCCAAAACGTTTTGCTCCCAAGAATGTTTGTTTCTCCACCAGAAGCAAGATTTCCATTTAGGATGAGACGGAGACAATTTCCTGTTGCTCTTGCTTTTGCAATGACTATTAATAAAAGTCAAGGTCAGACGTTACAAAAAGTTGGATTATATTTGCCGAGGCCTGTGTTTTCCCATGGGCAATTGTATGTTGCTGTATCCAGAGTAACATCGAGGATAGGATTGAAGATCTTGATAACTGATGACAAAGGAAATCCCCAAAAAAGCACAATGAATGTAGTATATAAAGAAGTTTTCCAAAACATTTACGCTACATAGGTGTTTCAATGTGGTTGCcaagtaagttttttttattatgtttaatatatacatatgttaacAGTTActtatgatatttatttaatacTGATGCTGACCATATCTTCCTGCTTCGCCCACCTCTACCTGACATGTTTGGTGTATCATCTCCATCACCGTCCTCTCGGCTGACGCTTTCTTGTGCGTGTTATCTTTCCACTTCTTGTATATTGCACCTACTTTGTTTGCCCTCACCTTGGCTCCACTCTCTGTCTTTATCTGTATTTAGTTACAAGCGAGCCTCAAGTTAGGACCATAAGACATTCTTTAACCAAAAGACAAATTTCCTTATTTTGTAATTAGGGTACGAACCTTCCCAATGGCTGTTACACGATCTCCATTGTTCAACTTGATGTACTTTTTACTTTTCTGTTTACCCAAGACAAATCCAGCTTAATAAGATTACATTCTGAGACATTATTATGATGCATattaattgtttaatattttcaaaaatcattttgCCCGCGTCCACGCGGGCTGGACACCtagtttaaatcaaattttgcTAATCTTAGTTATGTTCTGGAATTTGATAGAATATTTTGTTGCTTTCTTTTTTACatgaattgaattttttttagttaaacatACTTTTACTGtcacttatttatttttgatctcTATAACATGGATTAATCATAAATGTTAGATCTACAacatgtaaaattatatttttcacatgCTCATACTTTTACCATTACAAAAGATAATAAGGGATAACCTGTATTTGAGAGAAGATTATAGATATATGCTTTATACTAAGATAGACAACTATCTAGTTCCTTTTCTGATGCATGATTCTAG
The nucleotide sequence above comes from Brassica napus cultivar Da-Ae chromosome A9, Da-Ae, whole genome shotgun sequence. Encoded proteins:
- the LOC106364024 gene encoding GATA transcription factor 12 codes for the protein MEEEAHEFFHTEDHFAVDDLLVDFSDDDDEENDVIADSYGADTTTAVADSSNSSSFSNTGLHTFHGDVQDGTSFSGDLCVPSDELAELEWLSNFVEDSFSTEHVQKLQLISGYRTRPDSKSEPGLKNLKSSSPVFTTDVSVPAKARSKRSRAAACNWASRELPKEAFYDNPFTGETIISSLYLSPPSSPTPTAQLWKKLAVDASRRKKDSSTDAGADERRCLHCATDKTPQWRTGPMGPKTLCNACGVRYKSGRLVPEYRPVASPTFVLTKHSNSHRKVMELRRQKEMTKSHHDRHGKDTAMILDVSSDGDDYFIHHNVV
- the LOC111206604 gene encoding uncharacterized protein LOC111206604, giving the protein MSHLRRKPATLVFIDDIKPGNNSYKLKVQVMKLWKLWRSKKVVSIEMVLVDATGTRIHASIDEDLIQIYEGKVFEGDAFFISNFTLVNYATEYRTNPFPYKLTFYRTTNITPCDDFPSYLPNKYLKNFSEIHSGIFKNDVLIDVVGQIVHVGALTEIYAKGKQTNKLNVILRDETASNLTCTLWGDYGKQVIDYVEENNNSIVVCVVRFACVTEYKGVHGISNVFNATQLIFDPPGPHFDDFRSKLPKDDIILSRDDGLSGSTVSWHDELFTKNPRKTLREILRTSEIGKYVTTATVKSVETNPRWYYVVCAVCEKTVHPIEENPGDEEGPVMFDCLQCNRNVTEVLAKFKLVLLVTDDSTEEAKFLIFDNIAYPNFLNKTADELAEEVAEDDDSVLPRTLNDLIGKTLLFKMGVTSKNLKSRKSTFIVDIVTDDEVIIEQFLTQNLSKDATISYADDASQCSIMKNGNNKRLGVMDDGVVNKRRH
- the LOC125577981 gene encoding uncharacterized protein LOC125577981, giving the protein MLDTHNPHVKAFRTARDRFSNSGYNNNLRLVLASERTTDGRTHNLPTEKDVAALIPGDFSMAFEKRDIVIESTTGKLQRISELHPAYLPLQYPLLFPYGEDGFRLGIDIGFVDTAGRKRKTVTMREFFAFRIQERYGESPIILMSGRLFQQFLVDAYTMIESNRLRYIFLNQKNLRAEYYDKIAASADRGEDDLSEQGKRIFIPSSFTGGKRYMMQHYLDAMATCKYYGYPDFFITITCNPKWPEITRYLQKHDLKTEDRPDICCRVFKMKLDNLVEYLTKDKVLGRVNSDSKLPTGDDIDKFISAEIPDRDLEPHLYEIVGDLMIHGPCGEPYSTITKIDDAGFPIYRRRSDERFIKKKDFDCDNRYVVPYNATLLKRYRAHINIEWCNQTRSIKYLFKYITKGPDYVRASVQGDDTDDTIDDEIQKFLSCRYISACEATWRILAFPTHFRTTTVVKLSFHLPNQQMAIYNEDDPIDDVLNRSAVLRSKFLAWMEANCKYPEARGLTYAEFPTRFVWVQKTREWKPRDKGFAIGRITYVPPKYVNSYYLRVLLNIVKGPRSYEEIRTVKGIVYKTYKDACYALGLLDDDKEYIEAINEASFWGTGNFLRKLFAIMLFSNSMAMPVKVWNATWRILTEDILYKLRKENNNQRKTFLWRVLGSALRSRGKIVLNVASSGIAALLLQGGRTAHSRFGIPIAVNEFSTCSISAGSHQADLIKEAELIIWDEAPMMSKHCFETLDRTMRDILKCDKVFGGKVIVFGGDFRQILPVIVGGNRVETVLSALNSSYLWSSCKVRELTKNMRLLGGDNNELAMFSNWILDIGDGKINEPNNGEIEIDIPEDLLVSECEDPIREIVKESNIEDRIEDLDN